One window of Pseudacidobacterium ailaaui genomic DNA carries:
- a CDS encoding LacI family DNA-binding transcriptional regulator: MTTNHANAVARPRLKELARHLGLSEATVSRVLNGAAKEHRISKETQERVKKAAAQFNYTANTLARGLRSRQSRTIGIMVPEISEGYSTAVLGGVEDVLLNSGYFYFVVSHRHRAELLREYPSLLLARAVEGMIAVDSALEEDLPIPVVAVAGHHRRPSVVNIELDHLLAARYALEHLQRLGHKKIAFIKGQRSSSDTLVRWRAITKVAAETGIEINEHLVAQLESDVPGSEPGKAATVRLLERGEPFTAIFAFNDLTAIGAISVLREMGVRVPEHVSVVGFDDIPGAATNMPPLTTVRQPMQEMGRVAATTLLRMIQGGRQEWPKSPIRILPAFVERQSTAPAVASKPKA, translated from the coding sequence ATGACCACCAACCATGCGAACGCTGTTGCAAGACCGCGCCTGAAGGAGCTGGCCCGCCATCTGGGTCTTTCTGAGGCCACGGTTTCGCGTGTGCTGAATGGGGCGGCGAAGGAGCATCGCATTTCCAAAGAGACGCAGGAGCGGGTGAAGAAGGCGGCGGCGCAGTTCAACTACACGGCCAACACACTGGCCCGGGGCCTGCGCAGCAGGCAGAGCAGGACGATCGGCATCATGGTGCCGGAGATCAGCGAAGGATATTCGACCGCCGTGTTGGGCGGCGTAGAGGATGTGCTGCTCAATTCCGGATATTTCTATTTTGTCGTAAGCCACCGTCACCGCGCGGAACTCCTGCGGGAGTATCCGTCTCTGCTGCTGGCGCGGGCGGTCGAAGGAATGATTGCAGTGGACTCGGCACTGGAAGAGGACCTCCCGATTCCTGTGGTGGCCGTGGCCGGACATCACCGGCGGCCGTCGGTGGTGAACATTGAACTGGACCATCTGCTGGCGGCGCGCTATGCACTGGAGCATTTGCAGCGGCTGGGGCACAAAAAAATCGCCTTCATCAAAGGACAGCGCTCCAGTTCAGACACTCTGGTACGCTGGCGGGCCATTACAAAAGTGGCCGCAGAGACAGGCATTGAGATCAACGAGCACCTGGTGGCGCAACTGGAAAGTGACGTCCCCGGATCGGAGCCGGGAAAAGCGGCAACGGTGCGTCTGCTTGAACGGGGAGAGCCTTTCACGGCCATCTTTGCTTTCAATGACCTCACAGCGATCGGCGCCATTAGTGTGCTGCGCGAAATGGGGGTCCGCGTGCCGGAGCATGTTTCCGTGGTGGGGTTCGATGATATTCCGGGCGCGGCGACGAACATGCCGCCGCTGACCACGGTACGGCAGCCCATGCAGGAGATGGGGCGTGTGGCCGCCACTACGCTGCTGCGGATGATCCAGGGAGGCAGGCAGGAGTGGCCGAAAAGCCCGATCCGAATCCTGCCTGCATTTGTGGAGCGGCAGTCTACTGCACCTGCCGTTGCCAGCAAACCGAAAGCTTAA
- the bglX gene encoding beta-glucosidase BglX, which yields MPSLFRTVVLGLGAALVSGAAAQSVQPSNQQLASPEVERKVDALLKQMTLEEKLGQLVQYNDAGHIAATAAQLAINPEAKEQVDAMQLAAEGRLGSMLNTVGAEHTNAFQRAAVEKSRLHIPLLFGADIIHGFRTIYPEPLGLAATFDPELVRELSRMSAEEATTAGIRWFYSPMVDISRDARWGRTAEGAGEDPYLGAAMARAYVQGYQQDDLSKPDSVAACVKHFAAYGAVEAGREYNATDMSDIRLRQVYLPPYQAAVEAGAATIMSAFNALNGVPATANPYLLQQILRKEWGFNGFVVSDYTAVMELQNHGIALTPAEAARKAILAGVDVDMMSHYYDTQLPELVRTGQVPMSVVDEAVRRVLRVKFALGLFEHPYARGTEVTSAVPEHRALVRRAAEESFVLLKNEQDTLPLAKKALKIALIGPLGDDPLQMLGAWSGGPELREVVTVRAALEARAKQYGGSLTVVKGTEIQGTSNAGFAQSVQAARQADVVVMALGESGTMSGEAGSRAFLGLPGNQESLLEAVAQTGRPVVLLVFSGRPLELRQAARHAAAVLEVWFPGTEAGNAIADVLYGDVSPSGKLPMSFPWTVGQEPLYYNQFPTGRPPAPGMDLTQPPGPDSRFVSRYIDAPNAALFPFGFGLSYTRFSYSKVTLSRRAVPLSEATREDAKKLITATVTVTNTGDREATEVVQCYVRNLGASVEQPVRSLEGFRRVTLKPGEAKVVSFDLGFPELAFYNKDSRKVIEPTHYTVWIGGSSLANQEASFDITSDAGAGHTPGR from the coding sequence TTGCCTTCATTGTTTCGTACTGTGGTTCTGGGGCTGGGTGCAGCGCTGGTCTCCGGCGCGGCAGCGCAGAGCGTGCAGCCATCCAACCAGCAGCTCGCTTCGCCGGAAGTTGAGCGGAAAGTGGATGCGCTGCTGAAGCAGATGACCCTTGAGGAGAAGCTGGGGCAACTGGTGCAATACAACGATGCCGGGCATATTGCAGCGACAGCAGCACAACTGGCCATCAATCCTGAGGCGAAGGAACAGGTGGACGCGATGCAGCTGGCCGCCGAGGGCAGGCTCGGGTCCATGCTGAACACGGTCGGCGCGGAGCATACCAACGCATTCCAGCGCGCGGCCGTCGAGAAGAGCCGCCTGCATATTCCGCTGCTCTTTGGCGCTGACATCATCCATGGCTTTCGCACCATCTATCCGGAGCCGCTGGGACTGGCAGCAACCTTTGACCCGGAGCTGGTGAGAGAGTTGTCGCGCATGTCGGCCGAAGAGGCCACGACGGCAGGCATCCGCTGGTTTTATTCGCCCATGGTAGACATCTCACGGGATGCGCGATGGGGCCGCACGGCAGAGGGTGCTGGCGAGGACCCCTATCTGGGCGCAGCGATGGCCCGCGCCTACGTGCAGGGCTACCAGCAGGACGATTTGTCCAAACCGGACAGCGTGGCTGCTTGCGTGAAACACTTTGCTGCGTATGGCGCAGTGGAGGCGGGACGCGAGTACAACGCGACGGACATGTCGGACATCCGGCTGCGGCAAGTGTATCTACCGCCCTATCAGGCGGCCGTGGAGGCCGGGGCCGCGACCATCATGAGCGCTTTCAATGCGCTGAATGGCGTGCCGGCAACGGCAAATCCATACCTCCTGCAGCAGATTCTGCGCAAAGAATGGGGATTCAACGGCTTTGTCGTCAGCGACTACACCGCCGTCATGGAATTACAGAACCATGGCATTGCGCTCACCCCGGCGGAGGCGGCCCGCAAGGCGATTCTGGCCGGAGTAGATGTGGACATGATGTCCCACTACTATGACACGCAGCTGCCGGAGCTGGTCCGCACCGGGCAGGTCCCCATGAGTGTAGTGGATGAAGCAGTGAGGCGCGTGCTGCGCGTCAAGTTTGCTCTAGGCCTGTTTGAGCACCCTTATGCGCGGGGGACGGAGGTGACCTCTGCTGTGCCCGAACATCGCGCCCTGGTGCGGCGCGCGGCGGAAGAATCGTTTGTCCTGCTTAAAAACGAGCAGGACACGCTGCCTCTTGCAAAGAAGGCCCTGAAGATTGCACTGATTGGTCCGCTGGGCGACGATCCGCTCCAGATGCTGGGCGCGTGGTCAGGCGGCCCGGAACTGCGCGAAGTGGTCACCGTGCGCGCGGCGCTGGAAGCGCGTGCAAAACAATATGGTGGCAGCCTCACCGTCGTGAAGGGGACAGAGATCCAGGGCACCTCCAATGCGGGGTTTGCCCAGTCCGTGCAGGCGGCCCGGCAGGCCGACGTGGTGGTGATGGCGCTGGGAGAATCAGGGACGATGAGCGGCGAGGCCGGTTCCCGCGCTTTTCTGGGCCTGCCCGGAAACCAGGAGTCGCTGCTGGAGGCCGTGGCGCAGACGGGGCGTCCGGTGGTGCTGCTGGTCTTTTCGGGGCGGCCGCTGGAGCTGAGACAGGCAGCGCGTCATGCGGCCGCGGTCCTCGAAGTGTGGTTTCCCGGAACAGAGGCGGGCAATGCCATTGCCGATGTTCTCTATGGAGATGTGTCGCCCAGCGGCAAGCTGCCCATGAGCTTTCCGTGGACGGTGGGCCAGGAGCCGCTGTACTACAACCAGTTTCCGACAGGGCGGCCGCCTGCCCCGGGCATGGACCTGACGCAGCCTCCGGGACCGGACTCTCGCTTTGTTTCGCGCTACATCGATGCTCCGAATGCCGCGCTCTTTCCCTTTGGATTTGGCCTGAGCTATACCCGGTTTTCTTATAGCAAGGTCACGCTTTCCCGCAGGGCGGTGCCGCTCAGTGAGGCCACACGCGAGGACGCAAAAAAGCTGATTACTGCAACTGTTACGGTTACAAATACAGGAGACCGCGAAGCCACAGAAGTGGTCCAGTGCTATGTGCGCAACCTGGGAGCGAGTGTGGAACAGCCAGTACGCAGCCTGGAAGGCTTCCGACGGGTGACGTTGAAGCCCGGAGAAGCAAAGGTGGTTTCGTTTGATCTGGGCTTTCCCGAGCTTGCGTTCTACAACAAGGACAGCAGGAAGGTCATCGAACCGACGCACTACACGGTCTGGATCGGAGGGAGCTCGCTGGCCAATCAGGAAGCCAGCTTTGACATTACATCGGATGCGGGGGCCGGACACACTCCTGGCCGCTGA
- the rplI gene encoding 50S ribosomal protein L9, producing the protein MEVILKEDIHNLGHRGDVVKVADGYGRNYLLPKKLALEATPANKAVIEQMKAAAVRRSAREKAEAEQLLAQLNEVALVFERKVGEHDHLFGSVTSADIAQALEAKGFNIDRRKVQLDEPLKSVGEFLIPVRLHREVTAHIKVTVKGEEAA; encoded by the coding sequence ATGGAAGTCATTTTAAAAGAAGACATTCACAACCTGGGCCACCGCGGTGACGTGGTGAAGGTGGCCGACGGCTATGGCCGCAACTACCTTTTGCCTAAAAAGCTCGCCCTGGAAGCGACGCCCGCCAACAAGGCCGTCATCGAGCAGATGAAGGCCGCCGCCGTGCGCCGCTCCGCACGGGAAAAGGCAGAGGCCGAACAGCTTCTTGCTCAACTCAATGAGGTTGCTCTGGTCTTCGAGCGCAAGGTGGGTGAGCATGATCACCTTTTTGGCTCGGTCACATCGGCAGACATCGCGCAGGCGCTGGAAGCCAAGGGCTTCAATATTGATCGCCGCAAGGTCCAGCTCGACGAACCGCTCAAGTCCGTGGGTGAGTTCCTCATCCCGGTCCGGCTGCATCGTGAAGTTACGGCCCACATTAAAGTGACCGTCAAGGGCGAGGAAGCGGCCTGA
- the rpsR gene encoding 30S ribosomal protein S18, which translates to MSDETTQNVTATAAPRAAAAAPAAGAAAAPGARKFFRRKKVCKFCTEKIDAISYRDVNLLKQFVAERGKIVPRRLTGVCTTHQRRLTRAIKQARNIALLPFAVKY; encoded by the coding sequence ATGTCTGACGAAACCACACAGAATGTAACGGCAACTGCAGCGCCGCGCGCCGCCGCCGCCGCCCCGGCAGCCGGTGCCGCAGCAGCACCAGGTGCGCGGAAGTTCTTCCGCCGGAAAAAGGTGTGCAAGTTCTGCACCGAAAAAATTGACGCCATCTCATACCGCGATGTCAATCTGCTGAAGCAGTTTGTGGCCGAGCGCGGTAAGATCGTCCCCCGCCGCCTGACCGGCGTCTGCACTACGCATCAGCGCCGCCTGACGCGGGCCATCAAACAGGCGCGCAACATTGCGCTGTTGCCCTTTGCCGTAAAGTACTAG
- the rpsF gene encoding 30S ribosomal protein S6, with protein sequence MQRFYEVMYIVRPDVQDEELDKLVSGFEATVTNGGGTVRSTEKLGRRKLAYLVRKFSEGNYVLMTIDADGELVHELERRLRVSEQVIKFITVRMDEEQKRLDKIKAIRAQRRKLSAEPAPAPEAAEAPAAEAAQASA encoded by the coding sequence ATGCAACGCTTTTATGAAGTGATGTATATCGTCCGGCCCGATGTGCAGGACGAAGAGCTGGACAAGCTGGTTTCCGGCTTTGAAGCCACGGTGACCAATGGCGGCGGGACCGTCCGTTCGACGGAAAAACTCGGACGGCGCAAGCTGGCCTATCTGGTACGCAAATTCAGCGAAGGCAATTATGTTCTGATGACCATTGATGCCGATGGAGAGCTGGTGCACGAGCTGGAGCGCCGTCTCCGCGTCTCTGAACAGGTGATCAAGTTCATCACCGTGCGTATGGACGAAGAACAGAAGCGCCTGGACAAGATCAAGGCCATCCGCGCCCAGCGCAGGAAGCTCAGCGCCGAGCCGGCCCCTGCTCCGGAAGCCGCTGAAGCTCCGGCGGCAGAAGCAGCCCAGGCCAGCGCGTAA
- the pth gene encoding aminoacyl-tRNA hydrolase, with product MESGVFLVVGLGNPGIEYQFTPHNAGFLAIDRIADNFGVQVINRRCRAVTATIRLGGREVVLAKPETYMNLSGISVEELVRELEVDPAKDLVVVYDELALPLGTIRVRTGGSDGGHNGAKSINGALRTQEWARVRIGVGPRPGETDGRRGKDYLLTPMRKADLAELDPVLDKAARAVEMIVSQGITAAMNELNRREPNSQAE from the coding sequence GTGGAATCAGGCGTGTTTCTGGTCGTCGGTCTGGGTAATCCCGGAATTGAGTATCAGTTCACGCCGCACAACGCCGGGTTTTTGGCGATTGATCGCATCGCAGACAACTTCGGCGTGCAGGTGATCAATCGTCGGTGCCGGGCGGTAACAGCAACCATCCGGCTGGGGGGACGCGAAGTGGTCCTGGCCAAGCCGGAGACCTATATGAACCTCAGCGGGATTTCCGTAGAGGAGCTGGTACGCGAGCTGGAGGTGGACCCGGCGAAAGATCTGGTTGTGGTCTATGACGAGCTGGCGCTGCCTCTGGGAACGATTCGCGTGCGGACTGGCGGCAGCGATGGCGGCCACAACGGCGCAAAGTCCATCAACGGCGCCCTGCGAACACAGGAATGGGCGCGGGTCCGGATCGGCGTCGGGCCCAGACCGGGTGAGACGGACGGTCGCCGGGGAAAGGATTATCTGCTGACGCCCATGCGGAAGGCAGATCTGGCCGAGCTGGATCCGGTGCTCGATAAGGCGGCCAGAGCAGTGGAGATGATTGTGTCGCAAGGCATTACGGCTGCGATGAACGAGTTAAACCGCCGGGAGCCAAACAGCCAGGCGGAATGA
- a CDS encoding 50S ribosomal protein L25, whose product MITQEVVTATPREGRFNKNAARRVRAKGKIPAVVYGAQEPSVAVEVDPKQILRILHSEAGHNSIFDLEIGAKKAKAMIVDWQYEPVKGSLLHIDFKRIAMDKAIRVEVPIQLVGVPVGVKTQGGILDQVLREVEVECLPGDIPSHIDVDITNLAFGDVLRVSDLPHAGKLKFLTDENATVAHIVSVKEEVPATAEAGAAATPVEPEVAKKGKQESTEGEAKK is encoded by the coding sequence ATGATTACACAGGAAGTCGTTACAGCAACCCCCCGCGAGGGCAGGTTCAACAAGAATGCGGCCCGCCGCGTGCGCGCCAAAGGAAAGATCCCTGCTGTGGTGTATGGCGCGCAGGAGCCTTCTGTGGCCGTGGAAGTCGACCCTAAGCAGATCCTTCGCATTTTGCACTCCGAGGCCGGCCACAACTCGATCTTCGACCTGGAAATTGGCGCCAAGAAGGCCAAGGCCATGATTGTGGACTGGCAGTATGAGCCGGTGAAAGGCTCCCTGCTCCACATTGACTTCAAGCGCATTGCGATGGACAAGGCCATCCGTGTGGAAGTGCCGATCCAACTTGTAGGCGTGCCGGTCGGCGTCAAGACCCAGGGCGGCATTCTGGACCAGGTGCTGCGCGAAGTGGAAGTCGAGTGCCTTCCGGGAGACATCCCGAGCCATATTGATGTAGACATTACTAACCTTGCTTTTGGCGACGTGCTGCGCGTCTCTGACCTGCCTCACGCCGGCAAGCTGAAGTTCCTCACCGACGAAAACGCCACCGTGGCCCATATCGTCTCTGTGAAGGAAGAGGTGCCGGCGACTGCGGAAGCGGGGGCTGCGGCCACTCCCGTTGAGCCTGAAGTGGCCAAGAAGGGCAAGCAGGAATCGACCGAGGGCGAGGCGAAGAAGTAA
- a CDS encoding ribose-phosphate pyrophosphokinase yields the protein MASAAGKEPSDGRGKPTAERKRPRGFHEGRRFKIFSGSANHQLALDICKHIGVTLGETRMQRFSDGEVYFQLLENVRGADVFVVQPTCYPVDQHLVELLIMIDALKRASAGRITVVVPYYGYARQDRKDRPRVAISSKLVADLLTTAGANRALFMDLHAAQIQGFFNIPVDHVFASPVMVSHFKELDLPDLTVVSPDAGGVERARHFATKMGVPLAIVDKRRTDINVTEVMHVIGDVQGRTCLIIDDIIDTAGTLVKTVDALLEKGATRVYAGASHAVLSGQAVERIANSRLEEVVVTDSIPLSEEAKKVSKIRVLSVAGLLGAAIENIHMETSVSTLFS from the coding sequence ATTGCGTCCGCTGCAGGAAAAGAACCCTCGGACGGACGAGGAAAGCCAACGGCAGAGCGCAAACGGCCACGCGGGTTTCATGAAGGCCGCCGGTTTAAGATCTTTTCCGGTTCGGCCAACCACCAGCTTGCCCTGGACATATGCAAGCACATCGGGGTGACGCTGGGAGAAACCAGAATGCAGCGCTTCTCCGATGGAGAGGTCTACTTCCAGCTGCTTGAAAATGTGCGCGGCGCGGATGTGTTTGTGGTCCAGCCGACGTGCTATCCGGTGGACCAGCACCTGGTCGAGCTGCTGATTATGATTGACGCGCTGAAGCGCGCTTCGGCCGGCAGAATTACCGTGGTGGTCCCCTATTATGGCTATGCCCGGCAGGACCGGAAGGACCGTCCGCGGGTGGCCATTTCGTCCAAGCTGGTGGCGGACCTGCTGACGACGGCGGGGGCCAACCGCGCTTTGTTCATGGACCTGCATGCAGCGCAGATCCAGGGTTTTTTCAATATTCCGGTGGACCATGTGTTCGCCAGTCCGGTGATGGTGAGTCATTTTAAGGAACTGGACCTGCCAGACCTGACCGTGGTTTCACCCGATGCGGGAGGCGTAGAACGTGCGCGCCACTTCGCAACCAAAATGGGGGTCCCTCTGGCGATTGTGGACAAGCGCCGGACGGACATCAATGTGACGGAAGTGATGCACGTGATCGGAGATGTTCAGGGAAGGACGTGTCTGATCATTGACGACATTATTGACACTGCCGGCACTCTGGTGAAAACCGTGGACGCGCTGCTGGAAAAGGGCGCCACCAGGGTCTATGCCGGGGCTTCACACGCCGTGCTCTCCGGGCAGGCCGTGGAGCGCATTGCCAATTCCAGACTTGAGGAAGTGGTGGTCACCGACTCCATTCCTTTGAGTGAAGAGGCAAAAAAGGTGTCCAAGATCCGGGTGCTCTCAGTGGCCGGCCTGTTAGGCGCAGCGATTGAGAACATCCACATGGAAACGAGCGTGAGTACGTTGTTCAGCTAG
- the ispE gene encoding 4-(cytidine 5'-diphospho)-2-C-methyl-D-erythritol kinase, which translates to MATSVRSFSKINLGLAIGPPRPDGFHELVTLYQTLEAHDVVTVEANPSEQNRVLLTSNDARVPTDSRNTVWKMLDQAMKRLLPEFSAEVSVHIEKGLPVQGGLGAGSANAVAALIGLERELRRQFSGAERLEIAAAVGSDVPLFLIGGTVLGLGRGEEVYPMPDLEPIHCVVALPSIGVSTPLAFQEWDLTEGKQLTAEANFDRLKELGRVLSAGLSGAFFTEEGRPEDPLLALVRTGIENDFEKVVFRQYPFLGEIKRILEPGAVYAALSGSGSAVFGLYQTEEAARKAEEALAGQGTACLRTKTLSRREYWQTMVETR; encoded by the coding sequence ATGGCTACGAGTGTCCGCTCATTTTCCAAGATCAACCTGGGGCTGGCCATTGGACCTCCGCGTCCGGATGGCTTTCATGAACTGGTGACCCTTTACCAGACCCTGGAAGCCCATGATGTCGTCACAGTAGAGGCAAACCCCTCCGAGCAGAACAGGGTCCTCCTCACATCCAATGATGCCCGTGTTCCTACAGACTCGCGCAACACGGTCTGGAAGATGCTCGACCAGGCAATGAAGCGGCTGCTCCCCGAATTTTCCGCCGAGGTCAGCGTGCATATTGAGAAAGGGCTTCCGGTGCAGGGAGGCCTCGGGGCAGGGTCAGCCAATGCGGTAGCGGCCCTGATAGGCCTGGAACGGGAGCTGCGGCGCCAGTTTTCCGGTGCCGAGCGCCTGGAAATCGCCGCCGCCGTTGGCTCCGATGTCCCGCTCTTCCTGATTGGAGGCACCGTTCTTGGCCTGGGCCGGGGCGAGGAGGTCTATCCGATGCCCGATCTGGAACCGATCCATTGCGTCGTGGCCCTGCCTTCCATCGGGGTCTCCACCCCGCTGGCTTTTCAGGAGTGGGACCTTACAGAAGGGAAGCAATTGACCGCAGAGGCCAACTTCGATAGACTCAAAGAGTTAGGCCGCGTCTTGAGCGCGGGCCTTTCCGGTGCCTTCTTCACAGAAGAAGGCCGGCCCGAGGATCCTCTTCTCGCGCTTGTCCGGACCGGGATTGAAAACGATTTTGAAAAGGTCGTCTTCCGTCAGTATCCCTTTCTCGGAGAAATCAAGCGCATTCTGGAACCAGGGGCTGTGTATGCAGCACTCTCTGGCTCAGGCTCGGCTGTTTTCGGCCTCTATCAGACGGAGGAGGCAGCTCGAAAGGCGGAAGAGGCCCTGGCCGGACAAGGTACGGCCTGTTTGCGGACGAAGACGTTGTCTCGCCGGGAGTATTGGCAGACCATGGTGGAAACGCGCTGA
- a CDS encoding ABC transporter permease, with amino-acid sequence MRITDSREAVRMALETLRANKLRSGLTILGIVIGVTTVITISSVINGLNNNVQQWVNSLGTNVLWVFHMPVIGVRPTAEMLARKRLTFDDVAAISQLPHVVAADGGVRHVNPIFQAGIIGVKYGNKKAQGVMLQGDSTAIADVADLSFKEGRVWTQEEADRRANVTILGYDTAETLFGNASALGKEVEIEGSVFTVIGVFNKQKQVFGGGRNQEDNAAFFPIGTFMKLHPEDAVNGGVWVSVKFDDQRNRTLVEDEIRELLRRRRKVRVEQPDDFEIFAPDSLTRLWNQLTGGLAIFMVAVSSVGLMVGGVGVMNIMLVSVTERTREIGVRKAIGATKRNILLQFTIEAVTLCAIGGVIGIFAGGIMTLLIRFLVSALPASMSSLWAMVGFTVSCLIGLVFGIYPAWKAANLDPIEALRYE; translated from the coding sequence ATGAGAATCACAGATTCGCGTGAAGCCGTGCGCATGGCCCTGGAGACCCTGCGCGCCAACAAGCTGCGGTCCGGGCTGACGATTCTCGGAATTGTCATCGGCGTCACCACGGTGATCACGATCTCGTCCGTCATCAACGGCCTGAACAACAATGTGCAGCAGTGGGTCAATTCTCTGGGAACAAATGTCCTGTGGGTCTTTCATATGCCGGTCATTGGTGTGCGTCCCACGGCCGAAATGCTGGCGCGAAAACGACTCACCTTTGATGATGTTGCCGCCATCAGCCAGCTCCCTCATGTAGTGGCGGCCGATGGCGGCGTGCGCCACGTCAACCCCATCTTCCAGGCCGGCATCATTGGCGTAAAGTACGGCAACAAAAAGGCCCAGGGCGTCATGCTGCAAGGGGACAGCACGGCCATTGCCGATGTGGCCGATCTCAGCTTTAAGGAAGGCCGCGTCTGGACGCAGGAAGAGGCCGACCGCCGCGCCAATGTCACGATCCTGGGTTATGACACGGCCGAAACCCTCTTTGGCAATGCCAGCGCCCTGGGAAAGGAAGTGGAAATCGAGGGCAGCGTCTTTACGGTCATCGGCGTCTTCAACAAGCAGAAGCAGGTCTTCGGCGGCGGACGCAACCAGGAGGACAATGCGGCCTTCTTTCCGATTGGCACCTTTATGAAGCTGCATCCAGAAGACGCCGTCAATGGCGGGGTCTGGGTAAGCGTGAAATTTGACGATCAGCGCAACCGCACGCTGGTAGAAGATGAGATCCGCGAGCTGCTGCGCCGCCGCCGCAAAGTGCGGGTGGAGCAGCCGGATGATTTTGAGATCTTTGCACCCGATTCGCTCACGCGCCTATGGAACCAGCTCACTGGCGGCCTTGCCATCTTCATGGTTGCCGTTTCCAGCGTGGGACTCATGGTCGGTGGGGTTGGCGTCATGAACATCATGCTGGTCTCGGTCACCGAGCGGACGCGCGAAATTGGCGTGCGCAAGGCGATTGGCGCAACGAAACGGAACATTCTGCTCCAGTTCACCATTGAGGCAGTCACGCTGTGTGCCATCGGAGGTGTGATTGGCATCTTTGCCGGCGGCATCATGACCCTGCTGATACGTTTTCTGGTGAGCGCCCTGCCGGCCAGCATGTCCAGCCTCTGGGCCATGGTGGGCTTTACCGTCTCATGTCTCATCGGGCTGGTCTTCGGCATTTATCCGGCATGGAAAGCGGCGAACCTTGATCCCATTGAGGCGCTCCGCTATGAGTGA
- a CDS encoding ABC transporter permease, with amino-acid sequence MEFIEAIKIALQSLWANKLRSILTLIGVVIGVASVIAVITLTNGVNKYVATKVYSYGADVFTLSKQPSVIFSYEEYEKYQKRKDIHLEDYQAIRDLCKSCVDVGALQSTTGKVVYGSHSSTDTNIRGWSWNMPALSNLNVVLGRSFTPTDEQYATHTAIIGYDIVDNLMPDTDPLGKEIRVDGEPYTVIGVGERQGKTLGVSQDNYVAVPITTYQRKYGTNKSIIIYVKAGSVGAALDRASDEARAILRSRRHDAPGAEDSFSLDTNATFVGLWTSISQTFFFVVIGIASISLVVGGIVIMNIMLVSVTERTREIGVRKALGARYTDILLQFLIESATMSLIGGAIGVLCGAGVAKMVTLAIGFPSDIQVWSVLLALFVSGGVGIFFGVYPARKAAMLDPIVALRSEL; translated from the coding sequence GTGGAATTCATTGAGGCCATTAAGATTGCGCTCCAATCGCTGTGGGCGAACAAGCTGCGCTCCATTCTTACCCTCATTGGTGTGGTGATTGGAGTAGCGTCCGTCATTGCCGTCATTACGCTGACGAATGGCGTGAACAAGTATGTCGCCACCAAGGTATACAGCTATGGGGCCGACGTTTTTACGCTGAGCAAGCAGCCTTCCGTCATCTTTAGCTACGAAGAATACGAGAAATACCAAAAGCGCAAGGACATTCATCTTGAGGACTACCAGGCCATCCGCGACCTCTGCAAATCCTGTGTGGATGTGGGGGCGCTGCAAAGCACCACAGGCAAGGTCGTCTACGGATCGCATTCCAGTACAGACACAAACATCCGCGGTTGGAGCTGGAACATGCCGGCGCTTTCCAATCTGAATGTGGTGCTGGGCCGCAGCTTCACTCCAACCGACGAGCAATATGCGACCCATACCGCCATTATTGGATATGACATTGTAGACAACCTGATGCCAGACACCGATCCGCTGGGCAAAGAGATCCGCGTGGACGGCGAACCGTACACGGTGATTGGCGTCGGGGAACGGCAAGGAAAGACCCTGGGCGTCAGCCAGGACAATTATGTCGCCGTGCCCATTACCACGTACCAGCGCAAATATGGCACCAACAAGAGCATCATCATTTATGTGAAGGCCGGGTCAGTGGGCGCTGCGCTTGACCGCGCTTCTGACGAGGCCCGCGCCATCCTGCGTTCCCGGCGGCACGACGCGCCGGGGGCCGAGGACAGCTTTTCCCTGGACACCAACGCAACCTTCGTGGGCCTGTGGACCAGCATCAGCCAGACGTTTTTCTTTGTCGTGATTGGCATTGCTTCTATCTCCCTGGTCGTCGGCGGCATCGTCATTATGAACATCATGCTGGTGAGCGTGACCGAGCGGACACGCGAAATTGGCGTGCGCAAGGCGCTGGGCGCACGCTATACCGACATTCTGCTGCAATTCCTGATTGAGTCGGCCACCATGTCGCTGATTGGCGGGGCCATTGGGGTGCTGTGCGGTGCAGGCGTGGCCAAAATGGTGACGCTGGCCATCGGCTTCCCTTCCGACATTCAGGTCTGGTCCGTACTGCTGGCGCTGTTTGTCTCAGGCGGCGTTGGTATCTTCTTCGGGGTGTATCCGGCGCGCAAGGCAGCAATGCTGGACCCCATCGTGGCGCTGAGGTCGGAGCTATGA